A genomic window from Scophthalmus maximus strain ysfricsl-2021 chromosome 17, ASM2237912v1, whole genome shotgun sequence includes:
- the aqp8b gene encoding aquaporin-8b produces MADEKMEMAEVETSLVTSGSKPAPARPPNKFEKLFQPCLGELVGTTFFVFIGCVSVIENVESTGRLQPALVHGLAVAVLVACMAEISGSHFNPPFTLAIYLCGGMEMNMVAPYLACQLVGGVLGAAMAKGMTSGDNYARAHGAAFAVLQSDSQVGKAVFGEVAMTCLITMVLLLGAVNTKTRTPLVPFLVGCTVIINILAGGDVSGTCMNPARAFGPAIVNNYWTYHWVYWVGPIAGGLIAAVLVRLLLGDRKIRLILK; encoded by the exons ATGGCCGATGAGAAGATGGAGATGGCAGAAGTGGAGACGTCTCTCGTGACTTCAGGGTCAAAACCAGCTCCGGCCAGACCTCCTAACAAATTCGAGAAGTTATTTCAGCCCTGTCTGGGCGAGCTGGTGGGAACTACGTTCTTTGTCTTCATCGGGTGCGTGTCCGTCATAGAGAACGTGGAGTCCACGGGGAGGCTTCAGCCGGCACTGGTGCATGGTTTGGCTGTGGCCGTCTTGGTGGCTTGCATGGCTGAGATCAG TGGTTCCCATTTCAACCCTCCATTCACCCTGGCCATCTATCTGTGTGGGGGCATGGAGATGAATATGGTGGCCCCCTACCTTGCATGTCAGCTGGTCGGAGGGGTGCTTGGAGCTGCTATGGCGAAG GGGATGACCTCCGGTGACAACTACGCCAGGGCCCACGGGGCTGCGTTTGCCGTGCTGCAGTCCGACAGTCAGGTAGGAAAAGCTGTGTTTGGAGAGGTCGCCATGACCTGCCTGATCAccatggtgctgctgctgggggcTGTGAACACCAAGACCAGAACCCCCCTGGTGCCTTTCTTGGTCGGCTGCACTGTCATCATCAACATCTTGGCTGG TGGAGATGTATCCGGGACATGCATGAACCCAGCCAGAGCCTTCGGTCCAGCCATAGTGAACAACTACTGGACCTATCACTGGGTCTACTGGGTCGGACCGATCGCAGGAGGCCTAATAGCAGCTGTCCTGGTCCG CCTCCTTCTTGGAGACAGGAAGATACGACTCATTCTGAAATGA